From a region of the Methylomonas rapida genome:
- the secF gene encoding protein translocase subunit SecF encodes MHPSRHLDFLGKRKLAYLFSGTLFLISIVSFMVKGMNLGIDFTGGSVYELHYSQSVDLDKMRGTLEQQGFADANIQHFGSSQDVLIRLKPVENISQKELTEKILSVSDSSQPAPGEMRRVEFVGPQVGEDLVNDGGLALFFAFAGVMTYVGMRFEWKLSIGAIAALFHDTVITMGFFSVFGWEFDMTVLSAILALVGYSINDTIVVYDRIRETVRTSRVKESIHEIVNNALNDTLSRTILTSLTVMLTLLALVFLGGKTIHGFAIAMLIGVIKGTYSSIYIASSLALTLGLTREDLMPAEKEAVVDELP; translated from the coding sequence ATGCATCCATCGCGACATCTCGATTTTCTCGGCAAACGCAAACTCGCCTACCTCTTTTCCGGCACCTTGTTCTTGATTTCGATCGTGTCATTCATGGTCAAAGGCATGAATCTGGGCATCGATTTCACCGGCGGCAGCGTCTATGAACTGCACTACAGCCAGTCCGTCGATCTCGACAAAATGCGCGGCACCCTGGAACAACAAGGCTTTGCCGATGCCAACATACAGCATTTCGGCAGCTCGCAAGACGTACTGATTCGTCTGAAACCCGTCGAAAACATTAGCCAGAAGGAATTGACCGAAAAAATCCTCAGCGTCAGCGACAGCAGCCAACCGGCGCCCGGTGAAATGCGCCGCGTCGAATTCGTCGGCCCGCAAGTGGGTGAAGATTTGGTCAATGACGGCGGTTTGGCCTTGTTTTTTGCCTTTGCAGGCGTAATGACCTATGTCGGCATGCGTTTCGAATGGAAACTGTCGATCGGCGCGATTGCGGCCTTGTTCCACGACACCGTCATCACGATGGGTTTTTTCTCGGTCTTCGGCTGGGAATTCGACATGACGGTGTTGTCGGCCATCCTGGCGCTGGTCGGCTATTCGATCAACGATACCATCGTGGTCTACGACCGCATCCGCGAAACCGTTCGCACCAGCCGGGTCAAGGAGTCCATCCATGAAATCGTCAACAATGCCCTGAACGACACCCTGAGCCGGACCATCCTGACCTCGTTGACGGTAATGCTGACCCTGCTGGCCCTGGTATTCCTGGGCGGTAAAACCATACACGGCTTCGCGATCGCGATGCTGATCGGCGTCATCAAAGGCACTTACTCGTCTATTTATATCGCCAGTTCCTTAGCCTTGACGCTGGGATTGACCCGAGAAGACTTGATGCCGGCCGAAAAAGAAGCGGTAGTCGACGAACTGCCCTGA